The sequence below is a genomic window from bacterium 336/3.
GCTTGACAGATGCAGGAAAAGACGTAGATTTGCGTATATATCCCCCTGGTAACCATGGAGTTGCATACAGCCCTCAAAGCCGTCTGCTCCTCTTCCAACAATACACAGATTACTTGAATAAAAATTTGAAATAGAAATAAGAAAGCTTCCTGATTATCAGGAAGCCTTTTTATATTATAACAGTTTAAGGTTTAAGACCATTAATATATAAAAGACCCATTATACTCACTTGAAACTTCGAATATATATCAGATGGATAAAAAAGAAGTTCTTCTATTGAAAAAGTCTGTTTAGATTCTTTTAATAAATCAAAATCTTGAAAAAATATTTGCCCTTTGGTTTCTATCTCTGGTGAATTTGCAGATATTCTTAATAATAGGGAATCTTTATTTTGTTCTAAAGAATAATGTAAAATAATAGGTTTTTTGGAAGAAATTGGAGGTAACTTATCTTTTTCTTCTAAAATGTAGAAATTAATGTATTGTTGCTTTCTTAAGCTAAAATTAGATTGGATGGATGACAATGTACTTAAAAATAATTTTTTAAGGTGTGTAAAATACCTAACATTATTTGTTTTATTATGTATTCTAATAATGATTTCATTAAAGGTGTCTAAAGAGTCAGTATCAAGAGTATTTTTTTGCTGAGGGTTTTTTAGTGGTATTCTACTTATACTTGATGAAGCTATAATTGTATAGATCATGTTAAATATGCTTTTTTGCCTTTCTTTGTTATAAGAAAGCATAAAAGAAATAGAACCATATTCATAGGGTGGTATTTTAGGAGAGGAACTCTCAAAAATTCTATACTTGAAACCCATGTGATTTTGGTTATATAAAACAGTATCAAAGATTACTACTTGCCAATGATAATCAGGTTGGGCTACTAATGAATCAATGATAATATCCCCTTTTCTACCTTGATTTGCAGCAATAAGATAAATTCGATTGATTAAACTATCACTAATAATTTTTTTGGTATCTTTCTCTGAATAATCTTTAAAAAAAGCACTTTTCTGATGACCCAAAACCTCTAATTGTATTTTTTGTGAAAAAGATACATTTGATTGTATAAAGAAGAAAAAAAGTAAAAAACAATATGGTCTTAAAATCATAAATTAATATTATTTCTAAATCTTCTCTTCAGCAATTACCTGCAACATTTTGTCTAAGCCTACTTGGGGAGTGGTATGCTCTAAAACCATTTTGTGAAGCATTTCTATCCAAATCGGATTTTTGTTAAGACTTTCTACAAGTTGCCAATGCTCTCCACCTACTTCTTCAAAAAGTTCTTTGTATTCCTCTCCTATTTCTATAGTTGTTTCTAAGCAATCAGCAACGAAAGAGGGCGAAAATGCTAAAATGCGTTTTTTATTTTTAGCTGGAAATGTCTTGATGACATCATCTGTATAAGGTTTTATCCAAGGGTCTTTGCCTAATCGAGACTGAAATGTAGTACTACAATCTTCTGCTTTGAGTCCCATTGCTGAAGCAAGTAATCTGGTCGTTTCAAAACATTGAGCTCGATAACAACCTATATTTTGGATGCCATAAGTGGCACAACAATTGGCTTCATTGGGTGTTTTGGTATTTTTCAGGCAGGTATTGCTACAATCACCTTTACGGATTTGGCGTTCGGGCAAACCATGATAAGTGAATATATAATGGTCATAAGATTCTTTTTTCAAATACTCTTTGCCAATTTCTGCAAAAGCTTTGATAAACAAAGGATTATCGAAAAATTGACGCACCAATACAACCTCTGGAATTATCTGCCAATGGCTGATAATTTCCATTACCTTCTGATGTACCGAACCCGATGAGGCAGAAGCATATTGAGGAAACAAAGGAATGACAACAATTTTCTCTAAATTCATTTTTTCAAATTCTTTGAGAATTGAGTCAATGCTAGGATTTTGATAACGCATAGCCAAGCGAACCACATATTCTTCTGAATTGAGAGATTCTTGAAGCATTTTTTCGGTTTCTATACCATAAATTTTGAGTGGTGAACCATTTTCAGTCCAAACTTTTTGATATATCTTTGCTGATTTCGGTGCTCTAAAAGGAGCGATAATCATGTTTACGAGCATCCAACGAGGAATCAAAGGGATGTCAATGACTCTACCATCCATCAAAAATTCTCTCAAGTATTTTCTGACATCAGGAGTTTTAGGAGAGTTGGGAGTTCCTAAATTTACAATTAGTATACCAAAACGTGTTTTATTAGTGGGATTCATGGGGTATTCCTTGAGTTTTTTTAGGGTTAAGTTGTAAGAAAAATTTCATCATAGAACCAGCTGTTACACTGGTAACAATAGCCATTACTACCAATGCCACAAACATTTTTTCATTAATAAGCTTATTTTGTAAGGCAAGTGTTGCCAAAATAATTTCCATTGCTCCTCTTGCGTTCATGCCAAAACCGATAGCTAATGATTGACGCTTAGTAAAACCAGATAAGATAGCACCAAGGGAGCAACCTACAATTTTACCAGTAAATGCCATAACCATAATAACAATTACCAAAATAAGGTCAAAATTTGTAGCAAAATTCACTTTGAGTCCTATGCTTACAAAGAACAATGGTGCAAAGATATTTGTTACAAAGTGATGTACAATTTCTTTGATTTTTTCAGTCATGTGAACAGAATCGCCAAGAGCTACACCCACCAAAAACGACCCAAATACAGCATGAATGCCAATATACTCTGTAAAAGCAGCTCCTAAAAAACTCAAAACCAGCATAATAGACAAAATGCCACCAGGGAAAGCTAAATGTTCTGTAAACCAGGGTAAAACCCTATCCATCAGCCTTCGGAATACTGTGAGCATCAGAAGGGCAAAAATAATAGTAAAAGTTACTGTATAAATAATAGATTGCTCTGCTCCTTCTTCCATCATGGTTAGAATAATAGAAAAAATCATCCAACCCAAAAAGTCATCAATCATAGCTGCTGCTATAATTAACATACCAATTTGCGACTTGAATATTCCTAAATCTAAGAGTGTTCGTACAATAATAGGTAATGCTGTAATAGATAAAGCAGTTCCTATAAATAATGAAAAAACCAAGTGCTTTTGTGGTGGAATATGGAAGAAATCCATGTTATAATAACTACCAAAAAAACCTATTGCAAAAGGAATGCAAATCCCAAAGAAACTTGTAACAAACGCCTTTTTACCTTGATTGATAACAGTTGGAAGTTCTACTTCCAAACCACCAATAAAAAGTAAAAGAACAACAGAAACCTGAGTAAATCCATTAAGTGCTACAGGAGAATGTCCTGTTCTTGGGAATAAAGTAGCAGAAAATTCAGGAAAGTAATTACCCAATAGTGTTGGGCCTAAAATAATCCCTGCTAAAATTTCTCCAATTACCATAGGCTGATTGAAAAAACGCATAATTTCCCCTACTATTCTGCCTGATAATAACATAAGGCTAAGCTGTACCAAAAACAGCACTACTTCATGATGACTTAAACTCTCCATCTTAGTAGGTAATTAGTACATTGGTGGGTAAATCAGCTAATATGTGCTCTAAATCGTGGGTAAAAATTCTATCCAAAATACCTAAACTTCTTTCTGGGGCTGGTACAATGAGTAAATCAGCTAAAATACGGGAAGAAAATCTTGCAATCTCATAACCAAATTTACCACTAATAATTTTAATATTGATTTTAGAATCAGGTGAAATAACAGGTTGAATGAGTCTTTCAAGTTCGTCAATGGTATTTTTTACGGCATCTCTTTTAAGTGTAACAATCTCATCTTCACTTCTATCTTCTGATGCCATAATACTGAGCCCAAGCATATTAGCTTCTTTTAGAATATGTACTTGGGTTGCATCTTCTATTTTTTCCCATGCAAGAGCCACTGAAATAGTTTCAAGAGCTTTGGTTGGATCATTTCCATCTACTACTATTTTTCTAAAAGGTGTAGGTGCTTTAGATGGTTCTGTAAGTATCAGTAATGAGCAATATGCTTTACGAGCCAATGCTCTTGAAACAGAGCCTATTTGCCTTTTCAAAAAAGTTTCACGAGCAAAAGCTCCAATAATGAGCAAATCTACCGATTCTGATTCACAGGTTTTAATAATATTTTCTGTTACACTGCTTTTATCAATCCATTTAAGGGGTAAATCTTTCGCTTGGGCATTTTGTAAAAATTCACTCATAAGTTGCTCTCTTTCAGTAGTTTGTTCGCCTACGTGAATTAGTAACAATTCAGCTTGAAAAGCCTTTTGTATCCTTTTAGCTTCGGAAACCAAAGCCTCAGTTCTGGGATTTAAACCAATGGCTAAAGCTATTTTTTTGTAAAGAGTATCCATATTTTATGAGGATTTTCTAAGAGAAAAGCACTAAAGCAAAGATAAGAATTATCAGAACAAATTAATGAGAGGCTATTAGAAGTTTTTATTATGTTATTTATGTGTTCTGTATATCAAAGAGTTATAGATTTTTGTTTTTAATTTTAGAATAATTTTTATAGTTTTACAAAGTATTAACAATCAATTAACTATGTCGTATCAATTATGCCCCAATGGACACTATTATGAAACTACTCTAAAAGCTTGTCCATATTGCCCTACAGCAAAAGAAACTGATTTTAACAAAACGCAAATTATTCAGAATACTGACCAAAAGATAAACTCTATGACTCCTGATGATAAAACAAGCATCCAAAACGATAAAATAGCGAACTTCAATAAGACCTCTATTTTTTCAGGTAATATTGTTGAAGAAAAACAAACAGTAACCACCAATGCCAATACATCAGGTAGAAAATTGGTTGGTTGGCTTGTTTCATTTACAATGGATGCTTTGGGTACAGATTTTAAACTCAGAGAAGGTAGAAATATTATTGGCTCAGACAACGCTTGTGATATTATAATCCCTGATAGTCAGGTTTCAGGAAAGCATTTGACTATTCTTTATAGAATGGGCGATTTTAAATTTAAAGATGAGCTTTCTACGAATGGAACATTTATCAACGAAGAATTCATAGAAGAAGGAAATCTAAAGGATGGTGATACCATCCGTATCGGGCAAACAATATTCAAATTTAGAACGGCACATTAAGCCGTTCTAAATTATTTTAGGGTAAATAATTTTAGCAACAGATTTTACACTCAAAAACGGATTTTGAGATTCTTTTTGTGTATTTGGATGCGTATCTGTACAATAAACGCCTTCAAACAAACCAGATTTTTCTATTCGTTCTAAAGCATTGTTGGTAAACAAACCATGTGTGGTGATGGCAAAAATGTGAGTAGCTCCAGCTTCTTTATACGATTTTGCAGCATTGATAAGTGAGCCTCCTGTACGAATCATATCATCATAAATAATAACAGTCTTTCCCACCACATCAGCACTGATACCTGTTACGACAGTTTCATTTCCGCTTATACGCCTTTTGAATACAAAAGCTGCATTTACATTCATATCATTGGCGAGTGATTCTACCCATTTAGCTCTTCCTGCATCTGTACAAGCCAAAATAAAATCATTTCCTGCAATTTCTTTGCATATTTCTATAATAATCTCTTTACAATACAGATGAGTAGCTTGAACATCCCCTTCAAAATAATGTGGTAAACCTTCTGTATGCAAATCGAGCAACATAAATGTAATTCTGCTTCCTGTTTTGGGTATAGATGAAAGCAATCTTGCTCTTGTTTTGGCTGTAACCACTTCTCCAGTTTTCACAGCTCTCTCCATTGTAGAATATCCAAAATAAGGAATAACAACAGTGAGTGTTTTAGCACCATATTTGGCGATAGCAGAAGCCAAATCATATACCTCAAGTGTATCAGTATCTGTAGGTGTTCCTCCCAATAATACTACATTTCGACCTTCAACATCTGATAAAATACGCTGATAACGTTCTCCATCAGGAAAGACTTTTACTTCTACTTCTCCTTTTTCAAAGCCTCCTAAAGTTAAGATACGTTCCTGAAGATATAAATATGATTGAATTGAGAAAAGTAAAGGTTGCATGAAGAATAAACAGTTTAACTTAGATAAAGGTCTTTAAACGAAAACATTCCAAAATTGTGAGCTTTGGAATGTTTGAGGAGGGTTTTTAAATATTTTCAATTTTTCCAGCACTAACAAACAACTGAAATTGCCAAATTTCGAATAATTCTCTAACAAGTACTTTGTATTCTTGTCCAATTCCTTGTACTCTGATATAACCCTCATTACGCAAACGGTTATCAGCTTTTCCATATATCAAACCTTGCTTTTGAGTAAGGAAAAGATATGTTTCGCCTGTTTGAACGTTGTACCAATTTTTAAGATAAGAGCCAATACAAATAGATTTTTCCAAAGGAAAGTTTCTATCCATTTCGAAAGCTCTATATTCCTGATTTTTAGCCAACAAACTAATTTGAAGTTTGGGCAACGTTTCAATAAATGTCTTTTCTGTGTAATTAGCTAAATAACTAGCCAAATTACTTTGTTTTACAAAAGGAATATCACCTTTATCAATTTCAGAAAAATGCTCCACCTGATTTTCTACTGAAAACAAACCATCTTCTAAGGTTGGATAAAATTTTTCCTTTATTTCTTCATGACTTTCTTCTCTTCTTGTTTTTTTTACTTCTGGTGTGGCTTTCTCTTTTTCAAGAGCTTTCCAATCATTTTTATTTTCTATGTTTTCTTTTAGAGTATCAGTTTTAATTTCTTCTTTTCTAAGAATTTCAAGAAGTTCTTTGTTGTCATTTTCTTCTAAAATATCATCTCCTTCTATATCTATCAAAATCTTCTTAGGTTCAAGAATAATGGTAGAAATATCAGAAGAAACAATTTGTTCAATAGTCAAGCTAAAGAGTTTACCCAATTGCATCAAAGTATTGAAGTTAGGAACGGCTCTTCCTTCTTCATAAGCTCCTAAAGAAGAACGCTTTATGCCTAAAAGTTCTGCAAACTCCTCTTGGGTATAATCATGTAATCTTCTAAGATAACGTATATTTTTGCTTACTTGACTCATTGTAATAGATGACTTTGAATGCGAAAGTTAGGGTTTTAGAACTATATAAAGAAAAGTTAGTTAAAAAAAATCTACAAACAAAAAAGTGTTAGAAATTTATTTCTAACACTTTTTGTTCATTATCAGTATTTTATACTATACATCAATATTTGCATATTTTGCATTTTTTTCAATAAACTCTTTACGAGGAGCAACTTCATCACCCATCAGCATGGAAAATAAGTGATCTGCTTCAGCTGCTGAATCAATAGTAACTTGCTTCATTAGTCTATTTTCTGGATTCATTGTTGTTTCCCAAAGTTGCTCAGGATTCATCTCTCCCAAACCTTTATAACGTTGAATACCAACACTTTCATCCTTTCCGTCACCAAGTTCAGCAACAGCACGCTTACGTTGTTCTTCTGTCCAACAATAGGTTTGTTTTTTACCTTTTTTAACTAAATATAATGGAGGCTGAGCAATGTATAAATATCCTTTTTCAATGAGTTCTTTCATGTATCTGAAGAATAATGTCAAGATAAGTGTACGAATATGGCTACCATCAATATCAGCATCCGTCATAATTACAATTTTATGATAACGTAGTTTTTCCATATTGAGAGCTTTTTCATCAAACTCTCCTGTTTCATCTTTTCTTCCAAAACTAACTCCCAATGCTGTTATGATATTCTTGATTTCATCATTATCATAAATTTTGTATTCTTGAGCTTTTTCAACATTCAATATTTTACCTTTGAGGGGCAAAATAGCTTGTGTAGCTCTATTTCTACCTTGCTTGGCACTTCCACCTGCCGAATCACCTTCCACAAGGAATACTTCGCAAATAGCAGGGTCAGATTCTGCACAATCGGCAAGTTTACCTGGTAAGCCTGAACCCGTAAGAACGTTTTTACGTTGAACCATCTCACGAGCCTTACGGGCAGCATGTCGAGCTTGTGCAGCCAAAACAACTTTATCAATAATGACTTTGGCTACTTTAGGATTTTCTTCTAAATATGCTTCTAAAGCTTTTCCTACAGTGCTTTCTACAGAACTACGAGCTTCAGAATTTCCTAACTTAGTTTTAGTTTGTCCTTCAAATAATGGCTCAGAAACTTTTACAGAAATAACAACTGTAAGTCCTTCCCTAAAGTCATCACCTGTAATGTCTATTTTGAGCTTATCCAACATACCATTTTTGTCAGCATAGCTTTTAAGGGTTCTTGTAAGGGCAGCTCTGAAACCAACCACATGAGTACCACCTTCAATAGTATTGATATTGTTTACATACGAAAATATATTTTCGGTGTAAGAGGTGTTATATTGCATAGCAACCTGAACAGGTATTTCTCCACGCTCATCTTCAAAATAAATAGGTTCAGGAATTAATTTTTCACGAGTGTCATCTAAATAGGCTACAAACTCTTTCAAGCCTCCTTCTGAGAAGAACTCTTCATACAAAGCTTGTCCATTTTCGTCTTTTTCACGAAAATCAGTAAGTGTAACGATGATACCTTTATTTAGGAAGGATAGTTCTCTTAAACGAGTAGCAACTGTTTCGTATTTGTATTCTAAACTCTGAAAAATAGTATCATCAGGTTTAAAATGAACCTTTGTTCCATGGTTATCAGTTTTTCCAATTTCTCTTACAGAGTATAAAGGTTTTCCTTGTGAATACTCTTGTTCAAATATTTTTCCTTCACGTTGAACAGTTACATGCAACAAAGAAGATAAGGCATTCACACAGGATACACCGACACCATGCAAACCTCCAGATACTTTATAACTTCCTTTGTCAAATTTACCTCCAGCATGCAATACTGTCATAACTACTTCTAAAGCAGAACGCTTTTCCTTAGAGTGCATATCCGTGGGAATACCACGACCATTATCAGAAACAGAAACAGAGTTATCTTCATGAATGGCAACTTCAATACGATTACAATAGCCTGCCAATGCTTCATCAATTGAGTTATCTACAACTTCCCAAATTAAGTGATGTAAGCCTCTGACACCTACATCACCGATATACATACCGGGGCGTTTTCTTACGGCTTCTAAACCTTCTAAAACTTGGATATTTTCTGCATTGTAGGTGGGTTGTTCGGCTTGACTCAAATTTTCCAACGAATCGCTCATATTGTGTATAGGGATATAAATTTATAGGCTTATGAATATACTTTAACCCAACAAAGATACAAAATGATGTACATATAACCAAATAGATTTTGGTAGAGGAATACTTAATTTTTTGAAAGGATTTAGACAGAAAATAATCATGATAAATTCATAAACTTTTTGTCAGGAAATACACATTCAATTGTCTATTTTTCCAAGAATCTGCCAATAAAGCAGACTTTTTATGCTGGCATTTATTTTGACTGAAATAAAAAGAAATTAGCAATCTTATTGTTACATTTGCGTTATATCACTGGTTTCGATTTAGCATTATGATACCTACTACATATACAGAAAAAGAAAAAAACATGGTGTTCCAAAGCGAGATGCTTCCACATTTGGATTCTATGTATAATTTTGCTTTTAGACTTACGTTGGATGAGGATGATGCCAAGGACTTGGTACAAGATACTTATTTAAAAGCATTTAGATTTATTAATTCCTTCGAGAAAGGAACTAATGCAAAGGCTTGGTTGTTTAGAATATTAAAAAACAGCTTCATAAATGACTTTAGAAAGAAAAGCAAAGAACCTTCTAAAGTTGATTATCAGGAAGTTGAGACTTTCTATAATTCTGAAGAATTTGATAATGAAATAGAAGCCACCTCAGATTTGCGTAGCGAATCTGTACAAGATTTAATAGGTGATGAAGTGGCTAATGCTATCAATTCGTTGGAAGTAGATTTCAGAATAGCCATTATTTTGTGTGATATAGAAGGGTTTACTTACGAAGAAATGGCGAAAATTCTTGACATTCCCATTGGAACAGTACGTTCCAGATTGCATAGAGCAAGAGGTTTGTTAAAAGAAAAATTGAGTAGTTATGCAAAAAAAATGGGTTATTTGCAAAAATCATAAATTACTATGACCTCAGATAAGAATTTTCACGAAAAAAATGATATGAAACAAAGTTCAGACCCATGCAACTGTTGTTGTTTGGACTCTCTTTATACAATATTAGATGGAGAGGCTTCAGAAGAAAATACAGAAGAATTGATGGCTCACATAGAAAAATGTTTGCCTTGTTATCAACAATACGATTTGGAGGTCGCTATTCGAGAATTGTTACAAACCCGATTAGCAAAAAAATGCCCACCACAAGATTTGCTTGATTGCATTCGAGAGAAAATAGCTACTATTACAATTACTCAATAAACTAAAAATAAAAAAAGGAGGCAAAAGCCTCCTTTTACTTTTCTATAATAACACTTAAATCCATTGGTTCAGCTACTTTTTTAGGCAATAAAGCTATTTTTAAAACTTCTTGAGCTGTATTGACATAATGGATTTTTAATCCTTTCAAATAATGTTCAGGAATATCTAAAATGTCTTTTTGATTTTTTTCAGATAAAATAACCTCTTTAATACCAGCCCTGATAGCTGCCAATATTTTTTCTCTAATACCTCCAACAGGTAATACCTTACCTCTTAAAGTAATCTCTCCAGTCATAGCTATTTTATCTTTGACCTTTCTTTGAGTATAAACGGAAGTCAAAGAGGTAAGTAATGTAATACCAGCTGAAGGACCATCTTTAGGTACAGCTCCTGCTGGTACATGGACATGCAAATCGAAGTGTTCAAAAACTCGGTAATCAATTTTCAGATTTTCTGCGTGAGCTTTTAGATAAGAAAGTGCTGCTGATGCAGATTCTTTCATAACATCTCCAAGTTGTCCAGAAATCGTTAATTTACCTTTTCCTCTGCTCAACGAAGATTCTACAAATAAAATCTCACCTCCAACAGCAGTCCAAGCAAGTCCTGTAACAATACCT
It includes:
- a CDS encoding ferrochelatase, which produces MNPTNKTRFGILIVNLGTPNSPKTPDVRKYLREFLMDGRVIDIPLIPRWMLVNMIIAPFRAPKSAKIYQKVWTENGSPLKIYGIETEKMLQESLNSEEYVVRLAMRYQNPSIDSILKEFEKMNLEKIVVIPLFPQYASASSGSVHQKVMEIISHWQIIPEVVLVRQFFDNPLFIKAFAEIGKEYLKKESYDHYIFTYHGLPERQIRKGDCSNTCLKNTKTPNEANCCATYGIQNIGCYRAQCFETTRLLASAMGLKAEDCSTTFQSRLGKDPWIKPYTDDVIKTFPAKNKKRILAFSPSFVADCLETTIEIGEEYKELFEEVGGEHWQLVESLNKNPIWIEMLHKMVLEHTTPQVGLDKMLQVIAEEKI
- a CDS encoding sodium:proton exchanger, whose translation is MESLSHHEVVLFLVQLSLMLLSGRIVGEIMRFFNQPMVIGEILAGIILGPTLLGNYFPEFSATLFPRTGHSPVALNGFTQVSVVLLLFIGGLEVELPTVINQGKKAFVTSFFGICIPFAIGFFGSYYNMDFFHIPPQKHLVFSLFIGTALSITALPIIVRTLLDLGIFKSQIGMLIIAAAMIDDFLGWMIFSIILTMMEEGAEQSIIYTVTFTIIFALLMLTVFRRLMDRVLPWFTEHLAFPGGILSIMLVLSFLGAAFTEYIGIHAVFGSFLVGVALGDSVHMTEKIKEIVHHFVTNIFAPLFFVSIGLKVNFATNFDLILVIVIMVMAFTGKIVGCSLGAILSGFTKRQSLAIGFGMNARGAMEIILATLALQNKLINEKMFVALVVMAIVTSVTAGSMMKFFLQLNPKKTQGIPHESH
- a CDS encoding ribose-phosphate pyrophosphokinase, whose product is MQPLLFSIQSYLYLQERILTLGGFEKGEVEVKVFPDGERYQRILSDVEGRNVVLLGGTPTDTDTLEVYDLASAIAKYGAKTLTVVIPYFGYSTMERAVKTGEVVTAKTRARLLSSIPKTGSRITFMLLDLHTEGLPHYFEGDVQATHLYCKEIIIEICKEIAGNDFILACTDAGRAKWVESLANDMNVNAAFVFKRRISGNETVVTGISADVVGKTVIIYDDMIRTGGSLINAAKSYKEAGATHIFAITTHGLFTNNALERIEKSGLFEGVYCTDTHPNTQKESQNPFLSVKSVAKIIYPKII
- the gyrB gene encoding DNA gyrase subunit B (negatively supercoils closed circular double-stranded DNA); its protein translation is MENLSQAEQPTYNAENIQVLEGLEAVRKRPGMYIGDVGVRGLHHLIWEVVDNSIDEALAGYCNRIEVAIHEDNSVSVSDNGRGIPTDMHSKEKRSALEVVMTVLHAGGKFDKGSYKVSGGLHGVGVSCVNALSSLLHVTVQREGKIFEQEYSQGKPLYSVREIGKTDNHGTKVHFKPDDTIFQSLEYKYETVATRLRELSFLNKGIIVTLTDFREKDENGQALYEEFFSEGGLKEFVAYLDDTREKLIPEPIYFEDERGEIPVQVAMQYNTSYTENIFSYVNNINTIEGGTHVVGFRAALTRTLKSYADKNGMLDKLKIDITGDDFREGLTVVISVKVSEPLFEGQTKTKLGNSEARSSVESTVGKALEAYLEENPKVAKVIIDKVVLAAQARHAARKAREMVQRKNVLTGSGLPGKLADCAESDPAICEVFLVEGDSAGGSAKQGRNRATQAILPLKGKILNVEKAQEYKIYDNDEIKNIITALGVSFGRKDETGEFDEKALNMEKLRYHKIVIMTDADIDGSHIRTLILTLFFRYMKELIEKGYLYIAQPPLYLVKKGKKQTYCWTEEQRKRAVAELGDGKDESVGIQRYKGLGEMNPEQLWETTMNPENRLMKQVTIDSAAEADHLFSMLMGDEVAPRKEFIEKNAKYANIDV
- a CDS encoding RNA polymerase subunit sigma; this translates as MIPTTYTEKEKNMVFQSEMLPHLDSMYNFAFRLTLDEDDAKDLVQDTYLKAFRFINSFEKGTNAKAWLFRILKNSFINDFRKKSKEPSKVDYQEVETFYNSEEFDNEIEATSDLRSESVQDLIGDEVANAINSLEVDFRIAIILCDIEGFTYEEMAKILDIPIGTVRSRLHRARGLLKEKLSSYAKKMGYLQKS